One Phaseolus vulgaris cultivar G19833 chromosome 4, P. vulgaris v2.0, whole genome shotgun sequence DNA window includes the following coding sequences:
- the LOC137837838 gene encoding E3 ubiquitin-protein ligase RING1-like codes for MSSAGGDGTSGEPRQYFCHQCNRTVSVTPSPSSDLICPDCNSGFLEELEIPNPNPTPSNPFFPDFPLAGATAIPFVFPGGAGQPFDDFSTLSGIRSDAATADTALAPFVLLQNYLQTLRAGGGGGNLQLVIESGDPGGAFRFPGITHGDYFFGTGLEELIQHLAENDPNRYGTPPASKTAVEGLPDVSVTEELLASDSSQCAVCKDTFELGETAKQMPCKHIYHADCILPWLEMHNSCPVCRYELPTDDPDYEQRAQRGSGGTGSGVASQVNWNLAVGPGGSADSSGGGDNSQRRRFRVSSLWPFRQSVSSGAETSNVGGGNNDDNSNVNSGENNSGQSNSGNRGNQNFESETRQEDLD; via the coding sequence ATGTCTTCTGCCGGCGGCGACGGTACCTCCGGTGAGCCTCGCCAATACTTCTGCCACCAGTGCAATCGCACCGTCTCTGTAACCCCTTCCCCCTCCTCCGATCTCATCTGCCCCGATTGCAACAGCGGtttcctcgaagaactcgaaatCCCTAACCCTAACCCTACCCCATCCAATCCTTTCTTCCCTGACTTCCCTCTCGCTGGGGCCACCGCCATTCCCTTCGTCTTCCCAGGAGGAGCGGGCCAGCCCTTTGACGATTTCTCCACGCTCTCTGGCATTCGATCTGACGCCGCCACCGCCGATACTGCCCTCGCGCCCTTTGTCCTCCTCCAGAACTACTTACAAACCCTAAGAGCCGGTGGCGGCGGCGGCAACCTTCAACTTGTGATTGAGTCCGGCGACCCCGGCGGAGCGTTCCGGTTTCCCGGAATCACCCACGGCGACTACTTCTTCGGGACGGGCCTTGAGGAGCTGATCCAGCACCTCGCCGAGAACGATCCGAACCGCTATGGCACCCCGCCGGCTTCTAAGACGGCCGTCGAGGGGCTGCCGGACGTCTCGGTCACCGAGGAGCTGCTTGCATCGGATTCCTCACAATGCGCAGTGTGTAAAGACACGTTCGAACTCGGTGAAACCGCGAAGCAGATGCCCTGTAAGCATATATATCACGCGGACTGCATTTTGCCTTGGTTGGAAATGCATAATTCCTGTCCAGTTTGTCGGTATGAGCTGCCCACAGATGATCCTGATTACGAGCAGAGGGCTCAACGTGGTAGCGGTGGTACCGGCAGTGGGGTGGCTTCCCAGGTGAATTGGAACCTGGCTGTGGGGCCTGGTGGTTCTGCGGATTCGTCTGGTGGCGGAGACAATTCGCAGCGGAGGAGGTTTAGGGTGTCTTCGTTGTGGCCCTTCAGGCAATCTGTTTCTTCTGGTGCTGAGACAAGTAATGTTGGCGGTGGCAACAATGATGATAACAGTAATGTCAATAGTGGGGAAAACAATAGTGGGCAATCGAATTCTGGAAATAGGGGGAATCAGAATTTTGAGTCGGAGACCAGACAGGAAGATCTAGATTGA